In Arvicanthis niloticus isolate mArvNil1 chromosome 10, mArvNil1.pat.X, whole genome shotgun sequence, a single genomic region encodes these proteins:
- the LOC117716051 gene encoding uncharacterized protein LOC117716051 — MLENYNNLVSVGHKAEGTQKAKIFTQTPNIHAHESIHKGDKPYKCKECGKSFSCFSRLKVHHRIHTGDKPYKRNECGRSFSHSSWLRVHHRIHTGDKPYKCNKCGKSFTQSSDFKIHYRIHTGEKPYKCNECGKSFTRSSNLRIYHRIHTGDQPYICNKCGKSFTRSSKLHIHYRIHTGEKPYKCNECGKFFTRSSHLKVHYRIHTGEKPYKCNECGRFFAVSSGLRVHHRIHTGDKPYKCNKCGKSFTQSSDLKIHYRIHTGEKPYKCNECGKSFTRSSNLRAHHRIHTGDQPYICHECGKFFTSSSSLRVHHGIHTGEKTYKCNEYGKSFTYSSSLRVYHRIHVGNRPKKCNYDK, encoded by the exons GTCATAAAGCAGAAGGCACTCAGAAAGCAAAAATCTTTACTCAGACACCAAATATTCATGCTCATGAAAGCATCCATaaaggagacaaaccttacaaatgtaaagaatgtgggaaatctttctcctgtttctcaaggcttaaagttcaccacagaatccatactggagacaaaccttacaaacgTAATGAATGTGGAAGATCCTTCTCCCATTCATCATGGCTTagagttcaccacagaatccatacaggagacaagccttacaaatgtaataagtgtggtaaatcatttacacagtcctcagattttaaaattcactacagaatccatactggtgagaaaccttacaaatgtaatgaatgtgggaaatccttcacACGTTCTTCAAATCTAAGAATTTACCATAGAATCCATACGGGAGACCAACCTTACATATGTAAtaagtgtggtaaatcatttacacGGTCCTCAAAACTTCATAttcactacagaatccatactggtgagaaaccttacaaatgtaatgaatgtgggaaattcTTCACCCGTTCTTCACATTTAAAAgttcactacagaatccatactggagaaaaaccttacaaatgtaatgaatgtgggagaTTCTTTGCCGTTTCCTCAGGTCTTagagttcaccacagaatccatacaggagacaagccctacaaatgtaataagtgtggtaaatcatttacacaGTCCTCAGATCTTAAAAttcactacagaatccatactggtgagaaaccttacaaatgtaatgaatgtgggaaatccttcacACGTTCTTCAAATCTAAGAGCTCACCatagaatccatacaggagaccAACCTTACATATGTCATGAATGTGGCAAATTCTTCACCAGTTCTTCAAGTCTTAGAGTTCACCACGGCATCCA TACTGGAGAGAaaacttacaaatgtaatgaatatGGAAAATCCTTCACATATTCCTCAAGTCTCAGAGTTTACCACAGAATTCATGTAGGAAACAGACCTAAGAAATGTAATTATGATAAATAA